CTGATAACAGGTAGCCTAATCAGAATAAAATTACTGCAAACAAAAAAATCGAGTCAGTTATTTGCTCTTAGAATTTAGAATAACTCCACAATATTGATTCATGCTGCCTGTgtcttgtttttgtaattatTAGGTCTGGGAGATCATCTCTACATGATTCTTGGGCTGAAAGCATAGTGTGGCATCAAGGTTACAAGAAGTTACGTGTAGTTTACTTATCCTACTTGTTGAAATGTAATGCTCTGTATTTCTTTCTCTACAGGAGATCTGCTGTCACCTGATTCCTTAAAGCACGCACTGCATGGAGTAACATCAGTGGTATCAGATTTGACTATTACTCTTGGTTTTGGATAACGTGATATGACATGAAATATGAGTAGAAGTTAAGGTTTATGTATTAATGATCATACACTTGCATATCTATATAATCACTATTGTGTTGTCAATATGCTCTGTCCGTGTCTTTGCATAAGGACTACAACAGCATGTTCTTAGATACCAATATCCTCTGAAATAATGGTTGGATGGGCTTATTGAAATTTGAAGACGGGTTAGTGGTATATTCGTATTTTTTATGAGAGTAGAATTATAGAGATTTAAGTTTAAAATGATAAGGTGAGGTACTTGGGATCACTGGGATATTCCATGTCTAAGAGGATTGTTTAGAGGAGAACCTTATagttattttgcattttttgtcatatCTTTGTATCGTTTGTATTCCTCCATAGGTTGCTTTTGCAGTTGGTTTGCTTAGCCTAGCCAATTCAGTTTGTCCTTGACATAGTTAAGAGATACCTGATATTGTTTTACAATTAATTTTGTAGATCTCATGCGTTGGAGGTTTTGGCTCAAACTCTTATATGTACAAAATCAATGGATCTGCAAATATAAATGCTATTAAAGCTGCTGCAGAACAAGGTATGATATTATACCTTCATGGAGttacctttttctttctttagtcATCCCGTAATGATTCAAGAGATGCCTATTGTTAATTTAACGTTCTAGCAGCACAACGATTGAAAGAGTAGTTAGACTTCATCACAGACAGATAATATCTCAAAATTGTGCTGGAGAACTATTGAACAAATTATTGCTCTAACTTCTAACCTATGGGTTGTGGCTCTGTTGTCAACACAGAGTTTGTGAGAAGGGCTTCCGAGTTCAACTCCCATTAAACACATATGCAAGGTGGGGTGATGAACTTAAATGTGACTGATCCCCGAATAAAATTGTCGCAATGAGAATACTTGTGGTTTACACCAAAAAATTGCTCTAACTTTCTGTCAGATTTTGCCGACTTTACTGTTGCCATAATGAAATTTAGAATATGCTTGGTATATTGACAGAGAATGTGCTAATAAAATAAAGGATAATTTGAGAACTAGGGAACACGTGGATAAGGTTCTACTGAGAGTTAGTTagtggagagagagagagagagagggccTTAATTGGTATATGTATAGGTCTAGGGAGAGGAGTAAGGGATCATTGAGTATTATAACGTTTGGCTCCCTTTTGGGTTAGGGTCTGCTCTGAGTGGAGAAGAAAATCTTCTTTCTATGGGGGTTGAGACCTTTCTCATTTCAGTTTAtcttttgttttccttttctaTCTGTGTCAATTTTAGTGTTCAAGCTTCACTGTATTAGTGATTACTGATTAGTGACGAGCTAACAGTATAATTCTATTTCCCTGTTTGTTGTGTGTTCTGTTTTGGTTTCCATCACATATATTATTAACTTGGATAGTTGGAATTAAATTATCAAATTGTTCATCAATTTGACTTGGTTCATTGACTATTATGATCTAAACCTTGCATGATCTTTCAATTATTTTATCTAATCTGTTGGCTTCGGACTAACCAACATGATTATATTTCTGCAAATTTGATGAGCAGGAAATGAATGTACATGTAAGGCCTACATAACCTTAATCGGCAAAAGGAATTTTATTTGCTACCATGTAAAGAAATATTATCATCTTACATGTTTGCCACTTTGTTTGGAAAGTACCACTGATGTTGGGAATAAGATAAATGATCTGGCTATCTTTTTTTCTTGCAATAGCAAATTTAATGAGTGAAAATTTGTTTCTATAATTTCACCtccattttttatgtttttggaaTTATCTTGTAGTTCATTTGATGAGTTTCTTTTGTCGGTTCTCGCACCAAGATTATTTACTACTCTCTTATGAACAACATTCTTGCCAATCTGTTTTCAACTTCTATATTACTTTTGAGTTATATAACCATGTAATTCTCTTTCTTCTGTATTGTTTGATTGAAATGATTCAGAAGGATGCCTACTTGTTTACTTGAATGGCCTCCACATGTTAAGAAAACCTTTTATATTTTACAATCTAAAATGGAAGCATAACCGTGTTCATAGCTATGGCTTTACCTGGCTGATTCAGTTTTATGTACCTATACTTTTGTTTGCAGTTTTATATAACTATAGACTGCTGTTATTAATTCTCCATAATTTGCATGGATGTTTCCAGGTGTAAAAAGATTTGTCTATATATCTGCTGCTGATTTTGGCTTAATAAGTTACCTACTGCGTGGATATTATGAAGGAAAGGTAGTTTCTTTCTCAGTAATCATAGTATTTAGTTTCTATGGTATTTAATTTTCTTCATGCAAAGCTCAATATCAAGCATTtattgtttcttttctttttcgaaCTACTTGGCAATATATTTCTGTCCTTCCATTCCCCTTGATGCTAAATTATTTAGCTATAATGGTCAAAGATTTTCTAATCTGTCACTTTTTACCTCCCTACTTTGATGCAGAGAGCAACTGAAACTGAACTAAGAAATAACTTCCCATATCAAGGTCTTGTTTCTCACtctatttattatataatttgcAATGCTGTTCTTTTTTAATAGCATCGATTTAGACATCTGATCCTATTTTAGTTTTCTTGATCTAGCTTGTTAATTATTGCAGTATTCTTAATTTCATGACCTTATTACCAATTTTAACACAACTGCATTAGTTTTGTTATTACCATTGTCCAACTGAATCTCTTTGGAAGAAAATTTAGTGCTTCCTTTTTCTGTTATTACCATAGGCGTTTTAGCAAAGAATCTGGAGAATGTAATGTAAATGAGAAAtgttattcaattttttcaTGACAGGGGTAATTCTTAGGCCTGGTTTCATACATGGGAGTCGCCGAGTTGGGAATATGAAGCTACCTTTGAGTATAATTGGGACTCCACTTGAAATGGTATAATACATTGTTTATCTTCCTACAAAACCATTCCCAATCATTTTTCATGTTCTTCCATTTGTTATTCTCGTTTTTCTTCATCAATTTTTGTAAGAATTGTACTGTTTTGGGATAAGAGTCAAGGAATAATCACAAAAGATTAATTTTTGTTACAGATATTCAAACATACTAAGGTACTATCGAAAATCCCAGTAATTGGCCCTCTATTCATACCTCCAGTGAATGTTACATCAGTTGCAAAGGTTGCTGTGAGAGCTGCAACAAATCCTAGTTTCCCTCCTGGTATTCTTGATGCATATGATATACTTGAGCACACCCGGAAAAGCTCTTAGGCCCTTTTGTCTTTCGCTTCTCTTTATTTTCAACTGCAACCCGGATCTTGCAGATATTTCGATTCATTAGTTGGATGTCTCATCTTTGTTGAATATGGAAACTTTTCTTGAAGGTTAAGCTTAATTTGTGCCAATTTTTCTTGCCAGATAGTTTGTCCATTTATTGACATTAAATTAGTACTTAATAGCAACATTTGATTTTAGGGCATTTAGATGCTCATTCTTTGCTGTTCTCCATAGAGGAAGTTCCACAATTGATGTTCAAATACTAACACTTACGAGTAAAACAGATGAGGTCAGATTTATGTTCCacgaaatatttggattttaattttttttagcacATGTAGAACACGTAGTTTTTTCTTACACATGTTTTTGAGCGGTTATTAATAAcgagtgataaaatgatgcatatGTACACTTATGATATCTAAAATAAGCACCACTTGCTAAAATTATGCTCTCAATTATATCATTTATGACATTAAAgtaaaattacccttagttaaACCTATTCATGAGCACACTAGCCTGTCCAAACTCGCCATTTATGGGTTGGGTTTGGACACTCATATTTAATGTTTGGTTTGACCCGATTTAGGTATGCTCAAGCCTGTACACAAAATGGGTTATTTGTTTCAAAAGTCCAAACATAGCCTGGTCCAACAACCTAatgttatatatatttgttaactttaaaatataattaattaattgtgcATAGTGAATTGTAGATAAAAAGTAAGACtttttttggaagaatataattgttttattcataggaaaacataaataattaaaatttaaaatccaGAAGTGATgagtgttggagtttagtgtcctaaagacaattgttttaggatattaatattaatgaataaattgtttatttgatcatttgtttaatcagatatatagcattaaaatgtaactatatataaaggcacaaatctttcataatgAAAGcaatcctaagtttgtttaagtaattataaagtgttcatacaagcatgaagtgagactgtactttataataagatcaataaatttaaagttaacccaagtcaagtaatatgttataggggttgacatattactgttgagacttgcatgtaacagtgttttctgtcgagacagaaagctgatctcacaagctttagatatttagatatctagacagttacatggatccggtgaaagagttcattaggattgggacccgacttgagataatagtatggattgatttatctaatgtgtcaactgttcatctcattggtattagtaggtataactaatcctcagactcaaacattcgttaattagtgattctggattatgtagtctgatactttgattctgtgcgagcacgatccaacaggtgagagcctgggatgtgtgagagcagggttgggtatcacacaaagtaattgcagaatagttaatgtcagattgagcattcgtcacccccgataagtgggagatatatccaaatggccgcttgtagtgaattaactgaaatccttgcaaggtgatagagttaagagtagaaatgaacatttcacttaacttatctttcagagtgaattcaacctgtacaagtaaaaccggactcttcgttatatgtaaccttgacacgttccatggttataaggaattgaccgacaggatatagttgatgaaggatcgtattatattgtacctaatgcagaaaggttaacgccagttatcaacctgacttcttaattgctctgggggaatatcataggttctgctagtaacagctcacgacggtattccgttatatatatgttgaaataatcgtgatgaattaatttcaaaggatatatacggctggtggcaataaagaacctaatgggtcgcatatgggacttggaaccagaggacgaaagagtaattagtgagacactaacataggggccgaaatttgtaattaatattaggaataattaatttgatttaataattgtaattagagtatgattataaattaaattaaaggattatctgataatattaattagatgtttttatgtgattgaaactctaattaattatccctaataataattaaataattaatatgattaataataattatctagatataattagttattatttagataataataaagtgtttatttaattatctaattagtaattctattccgaatgagattctaattatttaattacctaacacaacttggattagggttttgagaagtctataaatagacaccCTAACCCCTAGAATTCGACCAACGCAGAAAGAAAGGAAGGAGGAACCGTTCCGTATTTGTCTCGGCTAATTCACTTTATtttttactctctctttgatctcgtatcgatttccgTTAGAGGcagtcattgcgattgctatattttaaggttgattactgattagttttgttttctgtgttgaacaaaaacgttcgttgctcacgGATTGAATatagaagttgtgggcacttcgtttgcaactgtagatagttcttcacaaAAGGTATTTCactctatccctctttatatgaaataacaattaaccgATCttagaaaagg
The DNA window shown above is from Euphorbia lathyris chromosome 1, ddEupLath1.1, whole genome shotgun sequence and carries:
- the LOC136207386 gene encoding uncharacterized protein At1g32220, chloroplastic-like: MKTTVARLVHSKASFSRFRSVAVLKHERSLSSSSNQVDGTSKVQEAETVELNPPPIEKLLVLGGNGFVGSHICKEALDHGLSVSSLSRSGRSSLHDSWAESIVWHQGDLLSPDSLKHALHGVTSVISCVGGFGSNSYMYKINGSANINAIKAAAEQGVKRFVYISAADFGLISYLLRGYYEGKRATETELRNNFPYQGVILRPGFIHGSRRVGNMKLPLSIIGTPLEMIFKHTKVLSKIPVIGPLFIPPVNVTSVAKVAVRAATNPSFPPGILDAYDILEHTRKSS